A window of Citrus sinensis cultivar Valencia sweet orange chromosome 7, DVS_A1.0, whole genome shotgun sequence contains these coding sequences:
- the LOC102622993 gene encoding G-type lectin S-receptor-like serine/threonine-protein kinase SD2-5 isoform X6, with translation MELQDLGNLVLLGVSGSILWQSFSHPTDTLLPGQQFMEGMRLKSFPNSNNMSVYLEFKSGDLVLYAGYQTPQTYWSLANDSRKTNTSVAAKVHSASLVSNAWNFYDIKKALLWQFIFSKNNDENATWAAILGSNGEITFSNLRNGRAATSEVIKIPQNSCSVPEPCNPYFVCYFDNRCQCPPSLGSQFNCRPPVASTCNESMNSAKLFYLGERLDYFALGFVSPFPKYDINTCKEACLHNCSCSVLFFENSTKNCFLFDQIGSLQRSQQGSTSYVSYMKISSGNEVLNSKIRESDGGKTIVLIVVIVVATILVIASLLYAGLWHHNKRKRLTKFSQENLEEDYFLESFSGMPTRFSYDDLCKATKNFSAKLGQGGFGSVYLGMLPDGIQVAVKKLESIGQGKKEFSAEVTIIGNVHHVHLVKLKGFCIEGAHRLLAYEYLVNGSLDKWIFNSTEESQFLSWNTRFNIALGTAKGLAYLHEECEVKIVHCDIKPENVLLDDNFTAKVSDFGLAKLMNREESLVYTTLRGTRGYLAPEWITNNPISEKSDVYSYGMVLLEIIGGRKSFSVGDDSEKAQFPSYAFKMLEEGKQREILDPRLDMDENDESIATAIKVALWCIQNEMQLRPPMTKVVQMLEGLCPVPQPPTPSQLNSWAYSSFSKWSREKGTSSGVIDDNSGAFLSEIQLSGPR, from the coding sequence ATGGAATTGCAGGACTTGGGCAACTTGGTATTGCTTGGGGTAAGTGGAAGTATTCTTTGGCAGAGTTTTAGCCATCCAACTGATACCCTTTTACCTGGCCAACAGTTTATGGAAGGGATGAGGCTTAAAAGTTTTCCCAATAGCAATAACATGAGTGTTTATCTTGAATTCAAGTCGGGTGATTTAGTCTTGTATGCAGGGTATCAAACTCCACAAACGTATTGGTCCTTGGCTAACGATAGCCGGAAAACCAATACCAGTGTAGCTGCCAAGGTCCATTCTGCTTCTTTGGTGTCCAATGCTTGgaatttttatgatattaaaaagGCATTGCTTTGGCAATTCATCTTCTCAAAAAACAATGATGAGAATGCTACCTGGGCTGCCATTTTAGGCTCTAATGGGGAAATTACATTTTCTAATCTTCGTAACGGAAGGGCAGCTACTTCTGAGGTAATCAAGATCCCGCAAAATTCTTGCAGCGTTCCTGAGCCTTGTAACCCGTATTTTGTGTGCTATTTTGACAATCGGTGCCAATGCCCTCCTTCCCTCGGATCTCAATTCAACTGCAGACCTCCAGTTGCTTCAACATGCAATGAATCCATGAATTCGGCAAAGCTTTTCTATCTGGGTGAAAGGCTTGATTATTTTGCTCTTGGGTTTGTATCACCCTTTccaaaatatgatattaatacATGCAAAGAAGCTTGCCTACATAACTGCTCCTGCTCTGTGCTGTTCTTCGAAAATAGTACGAAGAATTGCTTCTTGTTTGATCAGATAGGTAGTTTGCAACGCTCTCAGCAGGGTTCTACCAGTTATGTTTCatatatgaaaatatcaaGCGGAAATGAGGTCTTAAACTCTAAAATTCGAGAAAGTGATGGAGGGAAAACCATCGTACTAATTGTTGTCATAGTTGTTGCAACTATACTTGTAATTGCCAGTCTACTTTATGCAGGACTCTGGCACCACAATAAAAGGAAgagattaacaaaattttctcaagAAAACTTGGAAGAGGATTATTTCTTGGAAAGTTTTTCAGGTATGCCCACTCGTTTCAGTTACGATGATCTTTGTAAAGCAACTAAAAACTTCTCTGCAAAGCTTGGACAAGGAGGGTTTGGCTCAGTGTATCTAGGCATGCTACCAGATGGTATCCAAGTGGCAGTCAAAAAGCTGGAGAGCATTGGGCAGGGGAAGAAGGAATTTAGCGCTGAAGTCACAATAATTGGGAATGTACATCATGTTCATCTGGTCAAACTCAAAGGTTTCTGCATAGAGGGAGCTCACAGGCTTCTTGCTTATGAGTACTTGGTAAACGGGTCTTTGGATAAATGGATCTTCAATAGTACTGAGGAAAGCCAGTTTTTGAGTTGGAATACAAGATTTAATATTGCATTAGGTACGGCAAAGGGATTAGCTTATCTTCACGAGGAGTGTGAGGTAAAGATTGTTCATTGCGACATAAAACCTGAGAATGTTCTTCTCGATGATAATTTCACTGCCAAAGTTTCAGATTTTGGTTTGGCTAAGCTGATGAACCGTGAAGAAAGCCTTGTATACACGACACTGAGGGGTACCCGGGGGTACCTTGCACCAGAATGGATAACAAACAATCCTATTTCAGAGAAGAGTGATGTATACAGCTACGGTATGGTCTTGCTAGAGATCATCGGGGGCAGGAAGAGTTTTTCTGTAGGGGATGATTCAGAGAAAGCTCAATTTCCTTCCTACGCCTTCAAGATGCTAGAAGAAGGTAAACAAAGAGAAATCCTTGATCCGAGGCTAGATATGGATGAAAATGATGAGAGTATTGCTACTGCAATTAAAGTTGCATTGTGGTGCATACAAAATGAGATGCAGTTGAGACCACCGATGACTAAAGTTGTCCAAATGCTTGAAGGTCTCTGTCCGGTACCTCAGCCTCCAACCCCTTCTCAGTTGAATTCATGGGCTTACTCAAGTTTCTCTAAGTGGAGCAGGGAAAAGGGTACTTCTTCGGGAGTAATTGATGACAATAGTGGTGCATTTTTGTCAGAAATTCAATTATCAGGCCCAAGATAG
- the LOC102622993 gene encoding G-type lectin S-receptor-like serine/threonine-protein kinase SD2-5 isoform X1 — protein MGLFRYTGALCFCLLLVFKTCIAGSQHIGKLYPGFEATQMEWINNNGLFLISNNSVFGFGFYTALDVQFFLLVVIHISSTKVVWTANRGLLIRDSDKFVFEKSGNAYLQRGNGEAWSANTSGQKVECMELQDLGNLVLLGVSGSILWQSFSHPTDTLLPGQQFMEGMRLKSFPNSNNMSVYLEFKSGDLVLYAGYQTPQTYWSLANDSRKTNTSVAAKVHSASLVSNAWNFYDIKKALLWQFIFSKNNDENATWAAILGSNGEITFSNLRNGRAATSEVIKIPQNSCSVPEPCNPYFVCYFDNRCQCPPSLGSQFNCRPPVASTCNESMNSAKLFYLGERLDYFALGFVSPFPKYDINTCKEACLHNCSCSVLFFENSTKNCFLFDQIGSLQRSQQGSTSYVSYMKISSGNEVLNSKIRESDGGKTIVLIVVIVVATILVIASLLYAGLWHHNKRKRLTKFSQENLEEDYFLESFSGMPTRFSYDDLCKATKNFSAKLGQGGFGSVYLGMLPDGIQVAVKKLESIGQGKKEFSAEVTIIGNVHHVHLVKLKGFCIEGAHRLLAYEYLVNGSLDKWIFNSTEESQFLSWNTRFNIALGTAKGLAYLHEECEVKIVHCDIKPENVLLDDNFTAKVSDFGLAKLMNREESLVYTTLRGTRGYLAPEWITNNPISEKSDVYSYGMVLLEIIGGRKSFSVGDDSEKAQFPSYAFKMLEEGKQREILDPRLDMDENDESIATAIKVALWCIQNEMQLRPPMTKVVQMLEGLCPVPQPPTPSQLNSWAYSSFSKWSREKGTSSGVIDDNSGAFLSEIQLSGPR, from the coding sequence ATGGGTTTATTTAGATACACGGGGGCCTTGTGTTTTTGCCTACTCCTTGTGTTCAAAACCTGCATTGCTGGCTCCCAACATATTGGCAAGCTTTATCCTGGATTTGAAGCAACCCAGATGGAGTGGATCAATAACAATGGGCTATTTCTAATCTCTAATAACTCGGTTTTTGGTTTTGGCTTTTATACTGCTTTAGATGTTCAATTCTTTTTGCTGGTTGTTATTCATATTAGTAGCACAAAAGTAGTTTGGACTGCCAATAGAGGCTTGTTGATTAGAGATTCTGATAAGTTTGTGTTTGAGAAAAGTGGGAATGCGTATTTACAAAGAGGAAATGGTGAAGCTTGGTCTGCAAATACTTCAGGACAGAAAGTTGAATGCATGGAATTGCAGGACTTGGGCAACTTGGTATTGCTTGGGGTAAGTGGAAGTATTCTTTGGCAGAGTTTTAGCCATCCAACTGATACCCTTTTACCTGGCCAACAGTTTATGGAAGGGATGAGGCTTAAAAGTTTTCCCAATAGCAATAACATGAGTGTTTATCTTGAATTCAAGTCGGGTGATTTAGTCTTGTATGCAGGGTATCAAACTCCACAAACGTATTGGTCCTTGGCTAACGATAGCCGGAAAACCAATACCAGTGTAGCTGCCAAGGTCCATTCTGCTTCTTTGGTGTCCAATGCTTGgaatttttatgatattaaaaagGCATTGCTTTGGCAATTCATCTTCTCAAAAAACAATGATGAGAATGCTACCTGGGCTGCCATTTTAGGCTCTAATGGGGAAATTACATTTTCTAATCTTCGTAACGGAAGGGCAGCTACTTCTGAGGTAATCAAGATCCCGCAAAATTCTTGCAGCGTTCCTGAGCCTTGTAACCCGTATTTTGTGTGCTATTTTGACAATCGGTGCCAATGCCCTCCTTCCCTCGGATCTCAATTCAACTGCAGACCTCCAGTTGCTTCAACATGCAATGAATCCATGAATTCGGCAAAGCTTTTCTATCTGGGTGAAAGGCTTGATTATTTTGCTCTTGGGTTTGTATCACCCTTTccaaaatatgatattaatacATGCAAAGAAGCTTGCCTACATAACTGCTCCTGCTCTGTGCTGTTCTTCGAAAATAGTACGAAGAATTGCTTCTTGTTTGATCAGATAGGTAGTTTGCAACGCTCTCAGCAGGGTTCTACCAGTTATGTTTCatatatgaaaatatcaaGCGGAAATGAGGTCTTAAACTCTAAAATTCGAGAAAGTGATGGAGGGAAAACCATCGTACTAATTGTTGTCATAGTTGTTGCAACTATACTTGTAATTGCCAGTCTACTTTATGCAGGACTCTGGCACCACAATAAAAGGAAgagattaacaaaattttctcaagAAAACTTGGAAGAGGATTATTTCTTGGAAAGTTTTTCAGGTATGCCCACTCGTTTCAGTTACGATGATCTTTGTAAAGCAACTAAAAACTTCTCTGCAAAGCTTGGACAAGGAGGGTTTGGCTCAGTGTATCTAGGCATGCTACCAGATGGTATCCAAGTGGCAGTCAAAAAGCTGGAGAGCATTGGGCAGGGGAAGAAGGAATTTAGCGCTGAAGTCACAATAATTGGGAATGTACATCATGTTCATCTGGTCAAACTCAAAGGTTTCTGCATAGAGGGAGCTCACAGGCTTCTTGCTTATGAGTACTTGGTAAACGGGTCTTTGGATAAATGGATCTTCAATAGTACTGAGGAAAGCCAGTTTTTGAGTTGGAATACAAGATTTAATATTGCATTAGGTACGGCAAAGGGATTAGCTTATCTTCACGAGGAGTGTGAGGTAAAGATTGTTCATTGCGACATAAAACCTGAGAATGTTCTTCTCGATGATAATTTCACTGCCAAAGTTTCAGATTTTGGTTTGGCTAAGCTGATGAACCGTGAAGAAAGCCTTGTATACACGACACTGAGGGGTACCCGGGGGTACCTTGCACCAGAATGGATAACAAACAATCCTATTTCAGAGAAGAGTGATGTATACAGCTACGGTATGGTCTTGCTAGAGATCATCGGGGGCAGGAAGAGTTTTTCTGTAGGGGATGATTCAGAGAAAGCTCAATTTCCTTCCTACGCCTTCAAGATGCTAGAAGAAGGTAAACAAAGAGAAATCCTTGATCCGAGGCTAGATATGGATGAAAATGATGAGAGTATTGCTACTGCAATTAAAGTTGCATTGTGGTGCATACAAAATGAGATGCAGTTGAGACCACCGATGACTAAAGTTGTCCAAATGCTTGAAGGTCTCTGTCCGGTACCTCAGCCTCCAACCCCTTCTCAGTTGAATTCATGGGCTTACTCAAGTTTCTCTAAGTGGAGCAGGGAAAAGGGTACTTCTTCGGGAGTAATTGATGACAATAGTGGTGCATTTTTGTCAGAAATTCAATTATCAGGCCCAAGATAG
- the LOC102622993 gene encoding G-type lectin S-receptor-like serine/threonine-protein kinase SD2-5 isoform X4, whose protein sequence is MGLFRYTGALCFCLLLVFKTCIAGSQHIGKLYPGFEATQMEWINNNGLFLISNNSVFGFGFYTALDVQFFLLVVIHISSTKVVWTANRGLLIRDSDKFVFEKSGNAYLQRGNGEAWSANTSGQKVECMELQDLGNLVLLGVSGSILWQSFSHPTDTLLPGQQFMEGMRLKSFPNSNNMSVYLEFKSGDLVLYAGYQTPQTYWSLANDSRKTNTSVAAKVHSASLVSNAWNFYDIKKALLWQFIFSKNNDENATWAAILGSNGEITFSNLRNGRAATSEVIKIPQNSCSVPEPCNPYFVCYFDNRCQCPPSLGSQFNCRPPVASTCNESMNSAKLFYLGERLDYFALGFVSPFPKYDINTCKEACLHNCSCSVLFFENSTKNCFLFDQIGSLQRSQQGSTSYVSYMKISSGNEVLNSKIRESDGGKTIVLIVVIVVATILVIASLLYAGLWHHNKRKRLTKFSQENLEEDYFLESFSGMPTRFSYDDLCKATKNFSAKLGQGGFGSVYLGMLPDGIQVAVKKLESIGQGKKEFSAEVTIIGNVHHVHLVKLKGFCIEGAHRLLAYEYLVNGSLDKWIFNSTEESQFLSWNTRFNIALGTAKGLAYLHEECEVKIVHCDIKPENVLLDDNFTAKVSDFGLAKLMNREESLVYTTLRGTRGYLAPEWITNNPISEKSDVYSYGMVLLEIIGGRKSFSVGDDSEKAQFPSYAFKMLEEGKQREILDPRLDMDENDESIATAIKVALWCIQNEMQLRPPMTKVVQMLEGLCPVP, encoded by the coding sequence ATGGGTTTATTTAGATACACGGGGGCCTTGTGTTTTTGCCTACTCCTTGTGTTCAAAACCTGCATTGCTGGCTCCCAACATATTGGCAAGCTTTATCCTGGATTTGAAGCAACCCAGATGGAGTGGATCAATAACAATGGGCTATTTCTAATCTCTAATAACTCGGTTTTTGGTTTTGGCTTTTATACTGCTTTAGATGTTCAATTCTTTTTGCTGGTTGTTATTCATATTAGTAGCACAAAAGTAGTTTGGACTGCCAATAGAGGCTTGTTGATTAGAGATTCTGATAAGTTTGTGTTTGAGAAAAGTGGGAATGCGTATTTACAAAGAGGAAATGGTGAAGCTTGGTCTGCAAATACTTCAGGACAGAAAGTTGAATGCATGGAATTGCAGGACTTGGGCAACTTGGTATTGCTTGGGGTAAGTGGAAGTATTCTTTGGCAGAGTTTTAGCCATCCAACTGATACCCTTTTACCTGGCCAACAGTTTATGGAAGGGATGAGGCTTAAAAGTTTTCCCAATAGCAATAACATGAGTGTTTATCTTGAATTCAAGTCGGGTGATTTAGTCTTGTATGCAGGGTATCAAACTCCACAAACGTATTGGTCCTTGGCTAACGATAGCCGGAAAACCAATACCAGTGTAGCTGCCAAGGTCCATTCTGCTTCTTTGGTGTCCAATGCTTGgaatttttatgatattaaaaagGCATTGCTTTGGCAATTCATCTTCTCAAAAAACAATGATGAGAATGCTACCTGGGCTGCCATTTTAGGCTCTAATGGGGAAATTACATTTTCTAATCTTCGTAACGGAAGGGCAGCTACTTCTGAGGTAATCAAGATCCCGCAAAATTCTTGCAGCGTTCCTGAGCCTTGTAACCCGTATTTTGTGTGCTATTTTGACAATCGGTGCCAATGCCCTCCTTCCCTCGGATCTCAATTCAACTGCAGACCTCCAGTTGCTTCAACATGCAATGAATCCATGAATTCGGCAAAGCTTTTCTATCTGGGTGAAAGGCTTGATTATTTTGCTCTTGGGTTTGTATCACCCTTTccaaaatatgatattaatacATGCAAAGAAGCTTGCCTACATAACTGCTCCTGCTCTGTGCTGTTCTTCGAAAATAGTACGAAGAATTGCTTCTTGTTTGATCAGATAGGTAGTTTGCAACGCTCTCAGCAGGGTTCTACCAGTTATGTTTCatatatgaaaatatcaaGCGGAAATGAGGTCTTAAACTCTAAAATTCGAGAAAGTGATGGAGGGAAAACCATCGTACTAATTGTTGTCATAGTTGTTGCAACTATACTTGTAATTGCCAGTCTACTTTATGCAGGACTCTGGCACCACAATAAAAGGAAgagattaacaaaattttctcaagAAAACTTGGAAGAGGATTATTTCTTGGAAAGTTTTTCAGGTATGCCCACTCGTTTCAGTTACGATGATCTTTGTAAAGCAACTAAAAACTTCTCTGCAAAGCTTGGACAAGGAGGGTTTGGCTCAGTGTATCTAGGCATGCTACCAGATGGTATCCAAGTGGCAGTCAAAAAGCTGGAGAGCATTGGGCAGGGGAAGAAGGAATTTAGCGCTGAAGTCACAATAATTGGGAATGTACATCATGTTCATCTGGTCAAACTCAAAGGTTTCTGCATAGAGGGAGCTCACAGGCTTCTTGCTTATGAGTACTTGGTAAACGGGTCTTTGGATAAATGGATCTTCAATAGTACTGAGGAAAGCCAGTTTTTGAGTTGGAATACAAGATTTAATATTGCATTAGGTACGGCAAAGGGATTAGCTTATCTTCACGAGGAGTGTGAGGTAAAGATTGTTCATTGCGACATAAAACCTGAGAATGTTCTTCTCGATGATAATTTCACTGCCAAAGTTTCAGATTTTGGTTTGGCTAAGCTGATGAACCGTGAAGAAAGCCTTGTATACACGACACTGAGGGGTACCCGGGGGTACCTTGCACCAGAATGGATAACAAACAATCCTATTTCAGAGAAGAGTGATGTATACAGCTACGGTATGGTCTTGCTAGAGATCATCGGGGGCAGGAAGAGTTTTTCTGTAGGGGATGATTCAGAGAAAGCTCAATTTCCTTCCTACGCCTTCAAGATGCTAGAAGAAGGTAAACAAAGAGAAATCCTTGATCCGAGGCTAGATATGGATGAAAATGATGAGAGTATTGCTACTGCAATTAAAGTTGCATTGTGGTGCATACAAAATGAGATGCAGTTGAGACCACCGATGACTAAAGTTGTCCAAATGCTTGAAGGTCTCTGTCCGGTAC